Proteins found in one Massilia sp. H6 genomic segment:
- a CDS encoding ABC transporter ATP-binding protein yields the protein MIQTEHLDLHIGGRTLVHRLDWAARPGECWSIIGRNGAGKSTLLRTLAGLHPPGAGAVLVHGRPLDLWKPEALARERAFLAQSRHDAFAYSVIETVLSARHPYHGNRYWEGSDDHHAAMRALASMEVDDLAGRDVRTLSGGERQRVAIAALLAQETPLLLLDEPANALDLAHQVSVMGLLGRLCRDHGKTVVMVGHDLNLAYRISTHALLLKGDGGWQAGPVAQTMQAAVLGDYLGHPIDMLEHGGRRIFIPLETRE from the coding sequence ATGATCCAGACCGAGCACCTCGACCTGCACATCGGCGGCCGCACCCTCGTGCACCGGCTCGACTGGGCTGCCCGCCCCGGCGAATGCTGGAGCATCATCGGCCGCAATGGGGCCGGCAAGAGCACACTGTTACGTACCCTCGCCGGTCTGCACCCGCCAGGGGCCGGCGCGGTGCTGGTGCACGGACGTCCGCTCGACTTGTGGAAGCCGGAAGCACTGGCGCGTGAGCGCGCCTTCCTCGCGCAATCGCGTCATGATGCCTTTGCCTACAGCGTGATCGAAACCGTACTATCGGCGCGTCATCCCTATCATGGCAACCGCTATTGGGAAGGCAGCGACGACCACCATGCGGCCATGCGCGCGCTGGCATCGATGGAAGTCGATGACCTTGCCGGTCGCGACGTGCGCACCCTGTCTGGCGGCGAGCGGCAGCGGGTCGCCATCGCCGCGCTGCTGGCCCAGGAAACGCCCTTGCTGCTGCTCGACGAACCGGCCAACGCGCTCGACCTGGCGCATCAGGTGAGCGTCATGGGGCTGCTGGGCCGCCTTTGCCGCGACCACGGCAAAACCGTGGTCATGGTCGGCCACGACCTAAACCTGGCCTACCGCATTTCAACCCATGCGCTGCTCCTGAAGGGTGATGGGGGATGGCAGGCGGGCCCGGTAGCGCAGACAATGCAGGCGGCGGTGCTGGGCGACTACCTGGGCCACCCGATCGACATGCTTGAACACGGCGGGCGCCGCATTTTCATTCCGCTCGAGACGCGGGAATGA
- a CDS encoding OmpA family protein has protein sequence MKTSSKLAALIALACATMMTAQASAQDMAPQAPMHSHATVNPDWANTAWYMGAGVGRTRADIYNTDLANRMSAAGLPLTSYSADDRSTGFKVFVGKKFNRYFGVELGYFDLGDYSFDAGTTNNRMLRGETDFRGVNLDLVGTLPLTERLSLLARAGVQYAKARTDFTGNYLNAVSNPNPPNEGRRHGKLGVGAEFKLSEALALRAEYERLRVTDAVYNNGDIDMASVSLVYKFGRPATVAYVAPAPVAAAPAAPVAAPVVAAPEPVPTSEKVSIAAEALFDFDKSIVKPEGKAALDEFMAKLEGMNTEVMIAVGHTDSVGTDAYNDKLSMRRADAVKAYMVSKGLDPARLYTEGKGESQPVADNSTAEGRAKNRRVTIEVVGTRTVK, from the coding sequence ATGAAAACTTCGAGCAAACTCGCCGCACTGATCGCACTGGCCTGCGCAACCATGATGACTGCCCAGGCTTCGGCCCAGGACATGGCGCCACAAGCGCCAATGCACAGCCATGCAACCGTGAACCCTGACTGGGCCAACACTGCCTGGTACATGGGCGCTGGCGTCGGCCGCACCCGCGCTGACATCTACAACACCGATCTGGCAAACCGCATGTCGGCTGCTGGCCTGCCGCTGACTTCGTACAGCGCTGACGACCGCAGCACCGGCTTCAAGGTCTTCGTCGGCAAGAAGTTCAACCGCTACTTCGGCGTGGAACTGGGCTATTTCGACCTGGGTGACTACAGCTTCGATGCTGGCACCACCAACAACCGTATGCTGCGCGGCGAGACCGACTTCCGTGGCGTGAACCTGGACCTGGTCGGTACGCTGCCACTGACCGAGCGCCTGTCGCTGCTGGCCCGTGCTGGTGTCCAGTACGCAAAAGCACGTACCGACTTCACCGGCAACTACCTGAACGCTGTCAGCAATCCTAATCCGCCAAACGAAGGCCGTCGTCACGGCAAGCTGGGCGTCGGCGCTGAATTCAAGCTGAGCGAAGCCCTGGCACTGCGCGCTGAATACGAGCGTCTGCGCGTGACCGATGCTGTCTACAACAACGGCGACATCGACATGGCGTCGGTCAGCCTGGTCTACAAGTTCGGCCGCCCTGCAACCGTCGCTTACGTTGCACCAGCGCCGGTTGCCGCAGCACCTGCAGCGCCAGTCGCCGCACCAGTGGTCGCCGCTCCTGAGCCAGTGCCAACCTCGGAAAAAGTCTCGATCGCAGCTGAAGCGCTGTTTGATTTCGACAAGTCGATCGTCAAGCCAGAAGGCAAGGCCGCACTCGACGAGTTCATGGCCAAACTCGAAGGCATGAACACCGAAGTCATGATCGCCGTCGGTCATACCGACTCGGTCGGCACCGATGCGTACAACGACAAGCTGTCGATGCGCCGCGCCGACGCAGTCAAGGCCTACATGGTCTCGAAGGGCCTGGACCCAGCGCGTCTGTACACCGAAGGCAAGGGCGAGAGCCAGCCAGTGGCTGACAACTCTACCGCCGAAGGCCGCGCCAAGAACCGTCGCGTGACCATCGAAGTGGTCGGTACCCGTACCGTCAAGTAA
- the bla gene encoding subclass B3 metallo-beta-lactamase has protein sequence MKKKYASLSAIALAACLASAQAADWYAPQEPFAVYGNTYYVGTGGISALLVTSEAGHVLIDVGAPKSPARIAQHIRKLGFKVEDIRYILNSHAHHDHAGGIGELQKLSGATVLASPASLALISSGQPDHTDPQLRHLLPMTPVKKVGVVHDGEVVRLGPIALTAHFTPGHTKGGTSWTWQSMENGRVVNMVYADSLYALSGDDVRFSDNPGYPDAQAAVETSIARIASLQCDVLVAAHPELSGLWKRKARQPELGNAAFIDPEACRNYAVNARTWLAKTLAEDATSAALKGSKAR, from the coding sequence ATGAAAAAGAAGTATGCGAGCTTGTCCGCGATCGCCTTGGCTGCCTGCCTGGCGAGCGCTCAGGCAGCGGACTGGTACGCCCCACAAGAGCCATTTGCCGTTTACGGCAATACCTATTATGTCGGCACCGGCGGCATCAGTGCGTTGCTGGTCACTTCAGAGGCCGGCCATGTGCTGATCGATGTCGGCGCGCCGAAGTCGCCAGCGCGGATCGCGCAACATATCCGCAAATTGGGATTCAAGGTCGAAGACATCCGCTACATCCTCAATTCGCATGCCCACCACGATCACGCGGGCGGCATTGGCGAACTGCAGAAGCTGAGCGGTGCCACGGTATTGGCCAGTCCCGCTTCGCTGGCCCTGATCTCGAGCGGTCAGCCGGACCACACCGACCCGCAATTGCGCCATCTGCTGCCGATGACGCCGGTGAAGAAGGTTGGTGTTGTTCATGACGGCGAGGTGGTCAGGCTCGGGCCGATCGCGCTCACCGCGCACTTCACGCCCGGACATACCAAAGGAGGAACCAGCTGGACCTGGCAATCAATGGAAAACGGAAGGGTGGTCAATATGGTGTATGCAGACAGCTTGTATGCCTTGTCCGGCGATGACGTGCGCTTTAGCGACAACCCAGGTTACCCCGATGCGCAAGCCGCCGTCGAGACATCCATCGCCAGAATCGCGTCGCTGCAATGCGATGTACTGGTGGCCGCGCACCCGGAGCTGAGCGGTTTGTGGAAAAGAAAGGCCCGGCAACCGGAACTCGGCAATGCGGCCTTCATCGATCCGGAGGCATGCCGCAACTACGCGGTGAATGCCCGAACTTGGCTTGCAAAAACCCTCGCCGAAGACGCAACAAGCGCCGCACTCAAGGGCAGTAAGGCACGGTAA
- a CDS encoding Ig-like domain-containing protein yields the protein MNIFKRYTKLLLCSAGFAGAALVAGCGGGDQGREPILGVPAADLVSVAVTPATPSVAIGATQQFVATAAYSDGSARDVTKIAAWTSSAPGVATVNATTGMAVGIDAGSAAIAAAFEGQRGSAMLTVLPAKLVSIAVAPAVQDLNVGNTQQYVAIGTFENNTTRDITAVSTFASASPAVASIEAIGGKAQAKAAGRSVISATSGGLQGSAVLNVLPAAAVSLAVTPASSSAPAGATRQLAAFATYTDGSVVDVTASTAFVSATPAAASVGNAGLLTHVAVGSSTITASFAGKTALATATTTAATLSGITVTPSTASVAPGAVQQFVAVATFSDNSTSVVTRTAAWTSSNTDIATVLNTGAATGIAAGSATITATLDGKSGSARLTVTSAPPPASASINLGSASSFAVLAGTSLTNNAGGTTLVTGDVGSPSQTTDPVQAAGFTNYKSGAVLDNALADLQTAITDANSRTCDVTFAGDIDLGGLVLAPGVYCYSGAISVTGTLTLNGSGVYLFRTALTLNTTANSVIALTNGATAGDLTWVPVGPSTLGANSAFKGSILARSAAITVGDNTTLLNGRVLSAAAVTLRNNKITK from the coding sequence TTGAACATCTTTAAGCGCTATACCAAACTACTCCTCTGTTCCGCCGGCTTTGCCGGCGCAGCGCTCGTCGCCGGATGCGGTGGTGGCGACCAGGGGCGTGAGCCCATCCTTGGCGTTCCGGCAGCAGACCTGGTCAGCGTCGCGGTGACGCCAGCCACGCCGTCGGTGGCGATCGGGGCGACCCAGCAATTCGTTGCGACCGCGGCCTATTCCGATGGTTCGGCGCGCGATGTCACCAAGATCGCCGCCTGGACCTCATCGGCGCCAGGCGTCGCCACCGTCAATGCGACCACCGGCATGGCGGTAGGCATCGACGCAGGCAGCGCTGCCATCGCAGCCGCGTTCGAAGGTCAGCGGGGATCGGCAATGCTGACGGTGCTGCCCGCGAAACTGGTGTCAATTGCTGTCGCACCCGCCGTCCAGGACCTGAATGTAGGCAATACGCAGCAGTACGTGGCGATCGGCACCTTCGAAAACAACACGACGCGCGATATCACCGCTGTCTCGACCTTTGCATCGGCATCGCCCGCCGTGGCGTCGATCGAAGCAATCGGTGGCAAAGCGCAGGCGAAGGCCGCTGGTCGCTCCGTGATCAGCGCCACCTCGGGCGGCTTGCAAGGCAGCGCGGTCCTGAATGTCTTGCCAGCGGCAGCCGTGTCGCTTGCAGTCACCCCGGCAAGCTCCTCCGCTCCGGCCGGCGCGACCCGCCAGCTCGCTGCGTTTGCCACCTACACCGACGGTTCGGTCGTCGATGTCACCGCCAGTACCGCCTTTGTATCCGCTACCCCGGCTGCGGCCAGTGTCGGCAACGCCGGACTGTTGACCCACGTCGCCGTCGGCTCATCCACGATTACCGCAAGTTTCGCTGGTAAAACCGCGCTTGCCACCGCCACCACGACTGCCGCTACCCTGTCGGGCATCACCGTCACACCATCGACCGCGTCGGTCGCCCCTGGCGCAGTACAGCAGTTCGTCGCCGTCGCGACCTTCTCGGACAATTCGACCTCGGTTGTCACGCGCACGGCAGCATGGACCTCGTCCAATACCGATATCGCTACCGTACTGAACACCGGCGCCGCCACCGGCATCGCTGCAGGCAGTGCCACTATCACTGCAACGCTGGACGGAAAGTCTGGCAGCGCCAGGCTGACCGTGACCTCGGCGCCACCGCCGGCCTCGGCCTCGATCAACCTGGGGAGCGCATCGAGCTTCGCCGTGCTCGCTGGTACCTCGCTGACCAACAATGCCGGCGGCACCACCCTGGTGACGGGCGACGTGGGCTCGCCTTCGCAAACCACCGATCCGGTACAGGCTGCCGGCTTCACCAACTACAAGTCGGGCGCAGTGCTTGACAATGCGCTGGCCGACCTGCAGACCGCCATCACCGATGCCAACAGCCGCACCTGCGATGTCACGTTTGCCGGCGACATCGACCTCGGCGGCCTGGTGCTGGCCCCGGGCGTGTATTGCTACTCCGGCGCCATCAGCGTGACCGGCACCCTGACCCTGAACGGCAGCGGCGTCTACCTCTTCCGCACTGCGCTCACGCTCAATACCACCGCCAACTCGGTGATTGCATTGACCAACGGCGCGACTGCCGGCGACCTGACCTGGGTGCCGGTCGGCCCGAGCACGCTCGGCGCCAACAGTGCGTTCAAAGGATCGATTTTGGCGCGGTCCGCGGCCATCACGGTCGGCGATAACACGACGCTGCTCAACGGCCGCGTGCTGTCGGCTGCCGCCGTCACCCTCCGCAATAACAAGATCACCAAATAA
- a CDS encoding OmpA family protein, which translates to MKTSHTLALLTVLASASIATAQAAPQDMAVPTAARADAAFVNPDWAHSAWYMGAGVGRARANIDDERLTRSLTATGATLTRFDADERDTGFKLFAGKQLNRYIAIEAGYFDLGTFSFDAATSGNGALRGEAGFRGVNLDLVGQLALTQRLSLLGRAGVQYAKTRTHFSGNRLNAVTDPNPASKNHGNAKLGLGLEYKLSEALAVRGEVERYRLNDAVNNRGDVDLASVSLVYKFGRPAKVAYVAPAPVAAAPAAPVAAPVVAAPEPVPSSEKVSIAAEALFDFDKSIVKPEGKAALDEFMAKLEGMNTEVMIAVGHTDSVGTDAYNDKLSMRRADAVKAYMVSKGLDPARLYTEGKGESQPVADNATAEGRAKNRRVTIEVVGTRTVR; encoded by the coding sequence ATGAAAACTTCCCACACACTTGCCCTGTTGACCGTACTGGCCAGCGCCAGCATCGCTACTGCCCAAGCAGCGCCCCAGGACATGGCAGTGCCCACCGCAGCGCGAGCCGACGCGGCTTTCGTCAATCCCGACTGGGCCCACAGCGCCTGGTACATGGGCGCCGGCGTCGGACGCGCGCGCGCCAACATCGATGACGAACGGCTGACCCGCAGCTTGACTGCAACCGGTGCCACGCTGACCCGCTTCGATGCGGACGAACGCGATACCGGCTTCAAGCTGTTCGCCGGTAAGCAACTGAACCGCTATATCGCCATCGAGGCCGGTTATTTCGACCTGGGCACCTTCAGTTTCGACGCGGCGACATCGGGCAACGGCGCACTGCGCGGCGAAGCCGGCTTTCGTGGCGTGAACCTCGACCTGGTCGGCCAGCTGGCGCTGACCCAGCGCCTCTCGCTGCTGGGCCGCGCCGGCGTGCAATACGCCAAGACCCGCACCCACTTCAGCGGCAATCGCCTGAACGCGGTCACCGATCCGAACCCGGCCAGCAAAAACCACGGTAACGCCAAGCTCGGCCTCGGCCTGGAATACAAGCTCAGCGAAGCCCTGGCAGTGCGCGGCGAAGTCGAGCGCTACCGCCTGAATGACGCGGTGAACAATCGTGGCGACGTCGACCTGGCCTCGGTCAGCCTGGTCTACAAGTTCGGCCGCCCTGCCAAGGTTGCTTACGTTGCACCAGCGCCGGTCGCCGCAGCACCTGCAGCGCCAGTCGCGGCACCAGTGGTCGCCGCTCCTGAGCCAGTGCCAAGCTCGGAAAAAGTCTCGATCGCAGCCGAAGCGCTGTTTGATTTCGACAAGTCGATCGTCAAGCCAGAAGGCAAGGCCGCACTCGACGAGTTCATGGCCAAACTCGAAGGCATGAATACCGAAGTCATGATCGCTGTCGGTCATACCGACTCGGTCGGCACCGATGCGTACAACGACAAGCTGTCGATGCGCCGCGCCGATGCAGTCAAGGCCTACATGGTATCGAAGGGCCTGGACCCAGCGCGTCTGTACACCGAAGGCAAGGGCGAGAGCCAGCCAGTGGCTGACAACGCTACCGCCGAAGGCCGCGCCAAGAACCGTCGCGTGACCATCGAAGTGGTCGGTACCCGTACCGTCAGGTAA
- a CDS encoding iron ABC transporter permease: MRHPVRSLSQQATLVIGALMLCALASLVVSGMTGSVAIPPAELLDALRLMMRGEAGTLAASLLELRVGRALTAFVTGGALALAGVMMQALLRNPLADPYVLGVSAGASVGALLALLLMAAAVVVDLSALGGAVAVSMLLYLLARRDLRSGLAAEGGSSMLLLTGVILSSACMALVTLMLSIAPEGRLRGMVFWMIGDLSGAPVRLASWLVLGAALLYALRCARAMNIVALHAESAATLGIRVGRLRKGLFLVSGVLTASAVTSAGSIGFVGLIVPHACRFAFGPDHRVLVPAAVLAGGSFLVLCDTLARTVIAPQQLPVGAITAIIGAPVFLYQLHRLRR; encoded by the coding sequence ATGCGTCACCCCGTCCGTTCGCTTAGCCAACAGGCCACGCTGGTCATCGGCGCACTGATGCTGTGCGCGCTTGCGAGCCTGGTAGTCTCCGGCATGACGGGCTCCGTCGCGATTCCCCCCGCCGAGCTGCTTGATGCATTGCGCCTGATGATGCGCGGGGAAGCCGGCACGCTCGCCGCCTCGCTGCTCGAACTGCGCGTCGGGCGTGCCCTGACGGCGTTCGTCACCGGAGGTGCGCTCGCGCTGGCCGGCGTGATGATGCAGGCGTTGCTGCGCAATCCGCTGGCCGATCCTTACGTACTCGGCGTCTCGGCTGGCGCTTCAGTCGGCGCCCTGCTCGCACTACTGCTCATGGCAGCGGCGGTCGTGGTCGATTTATCCGCGCTCGGCGGCGCAGTAGCGGTGTCGATGCTGCTCTACCTGCTGGCTCGGCGCGACCTGCGCAGCGGCCTGGCAGCCGAAGGCGGCAGCTCGATGCTGCTGCTCACTGGGGTGATCCTGTCCTCCGCCTGCATGGCCCTGGTGACGCTGATGCTGTCAATCGCACCGGAGGGCCGCTTGCGCGGCATGGTCTTCTGGATGATCGGTGACCTGTCTGGCGCGCCGGTGCGGCTGGCGTCGTGGCTGGTGCTCGGCGCGGCACTGCTGTATGCCCTGCGCTGCGCGCGCGCCATGAACATCGTCGCACTGCATGCGGAAAGCGCCGCGACCCTCGGCATCCGGGTCGGCAGGCTGCGCAAGGGTTTGTTTCTGGTATCGGGTGTGCTCACCGCCAGCGCGGTGACCAGTGCCGGCTCGATCGGCTTTGTCGGGCTGATCGTGCCACATGCCTGCCGCTTCGCCTTCGGCCCCGATCACCGCGTGCTGGTTCCCGCTGCGGTACTGGCGGGCGGTAGTTTCCTGGTGCTGTGCGATACGCTCGCGCGCACCGTCATCGCGCCGCAGCAGCTGCCGGTGGGCGCGATCACGGCAATCATCGGTGCACCGGTGTTCCTTTATCAGCTGCACCGCCTGCGGAGATAA
- a CDS encoding ABC transporter permease translates to MQIENAPILTIRHSDVDARSDASQSVVASGVWQVHTLSRRGVLKGITRTLAALKHKDSLQWDLSNIERLDHIGAQMFWNAWGKRRPGGLTLDPRQEELFNRIEKAGAIKLARHRTSPLNWLIVLGASLLSFFEHARGFIALIGQLTQDIWRFIRRPQTGPWREISANIYHSGFQALGITALVGFLIGVVLSFLSAQQLRTFGGDIYLVDILGMSIIRELGPLLAAILVAGRSGSSITAQLGVMRVTEELDAMLVMGISHGYRLIMPKVLALAISMPLLVVWTDAMALIGGMVSAKIELGMSFRYFLQKLPDAVPVVNYTIGLLKGCVFGILIALISCHFGLRIEPNTESLGRGTTTAVVTAITLVILADAVFAIVFNGVGF, encoded by the coding sequence ATGCAGATTGAAAATGCGCCAATATTAACTATCCGGCATTCCGATGTGGATGCACGCAGCGACGCTAGCCAATCGGTGGTGGCGAGCGGCGTATGGCAAGTCCATACGCTGTCGCGGCGCGGTGTCCTCAAGGGCATCACGCGCACGCTGGCAGCGCTCAAGCACAAGGATAGCCTTCAGTGGGACCTCTCCAACATCGAGCGCCTGGATCACATCGGGGCCCAGATGTTCTGGAACGCCTGGGGCAAGCGCCGCCCGGGCGGGCTCACGCTCGATCCGCGCCAGGAAGAACTGTTCAATCGCATCGAGAAGGCGGGCGCCATCAAGCTGGCGCGCCATCGCACCAGCCCGCTGAACTGGCTGATCGTCCTCGGCGCCAGCCTGCTGTCGTTCTTCGAACACGCGCGCGGCTTCATCGCGCTGATCGGCCAGCTGACCCAGGACATCTGGCGCTTCATCCGCCGTCCACAAACCGGGCCATGGCGCGAAATCTCGGCCAACATCTACCATTCAGGCTTCCAGGCGCTGGGCATCACGGCGCTGGTCGGCTTCTTGATCGGGGTCGTGCTTTCCTTCCTGTCGGCGCAGCAGCTGCGTACCTTCGGCGGCGATATCTACCTGGTCGACATCCTTGGCATGAGCATCATCCGCGAGCTGGGGCCATTGCTGGCGGCGATCCTGGTGGCCGGGCGCTCCGGGTCGTCGATCACCGCGCAGCTGGGCGTGATGCGCGTGACCGAGGAGCTCGACGCCATGCTGGTGATGGGCATCTCGCACGGCTACCGCCTGATCATGCCGAAAGTGCTGGCGCTGGCCATCTCGATGCCGCTGCTGGTGGTATGGACCGATGCCATGGCCCTGATCGGCGGCATGGTGTCGGCCAAGATCGAGCTGGGCATGTCGTTTCGCTACTTCTTGCAAAAGCTGCCGGACGCGGTGCCGGTGGTGAACTACACGATCGGCCTTCTCAAGGGCTGCGTGTTCGGTATCCTGATCGCGCTGATCTCCTGTCACTTTGGCCTGCGCATCGAGCCGAATACCGAAAGCCTGGGTCGCGGCACTACCACTGCGGTGGTCACTGCGATCACCCTGGTGATCCTGGCGGACGCGGTGTTCGCGATCGTCTTCAACGGCGTGGGGTTCTAA
- a CDS encoding B12-binding domain-containing radical SAM protein: MTILLSTLNARYTHASLGLRYLLANMGALQAQTSIHEFVIGAKTTDLVERLLAPQPRIIGFGVYIWNVEETTRVVAMLKRVAPHVTVILGGPEVSYESAGQEIVKLADYVVTGWGDVTFPKLCGEILDGPRPLMKVHAGVQPPMAEIALPYSLYSTEDIAHRTLYVEASRGCPFKCEFCLSSLDKTAWPFPLESFLAQMEALYARGARLFKFVDRTFNLNVKTSLRIMQFFLDKLEAAPNDPVYAHFELVPDHLPDALKESIAKFPPGALQFEIGIQSFNPEVQALVSRRQDNAKAADNIRWLCEQSQTHLHVDLIAGLPGEDVASFARGFDQLVGLGAQEIQFGILKRLRGTPIIRHTEPFGMVYDPYPPYTVLATDRIDFATMQRLVRFARYWDLVANSGRFANTTRALLRDAPFDNFMAFSDWIYTRLDSTHRIALEKLAKLVQEWLVVRGMAHAEAAALVASDYAGKVDTQGHKPAAVAGVAAAPARQVRHLAA; this comes from the coding sequence ATGACGATCCTGCTTTCCACGCTCAATGCGCGCTACACCCATGCTTCCCTCGGGCTGCGCTACCTGCTGGCCAACATGGGGGCACTCCAGGCCCAGACCTCGATCCACGAATTTGTCATTGGCGCCAAGACCACCGATCTGGTCGAGCGCCTGCTGGCGCCACAACCGCGCATCATCGGTTTCGGTGTCTATATATGGAATGTAGAAGAAACCACCCGCGTCGTAGCCATGCTCAAGCGCGTGGCCCCGCATGTGACCGTGATTCTTGGCGGCCCCGAGGTGTCATACGAGAGCGCCGGCCAGGAGATCGTCAAGCTGGCCGACTATGTGGTGACCGGCTGGGGCGACGTCACCTTCCCCAAGCTGTGCGGCGAGATTCTCGATGGTCCCAGGCCCTTGATGAAGGTGCACGCCGGCGTGCAACCGCCGATGGCGGAGATCGCCCTGCCCTACTCGCTGTACAGCACCGAAGACATCGCGCACCGCACCTTGTACGTCGAAGCCTCGCGCGGCTGCCCGTTCAAATGCGAATTCTGCCTGTCCTCGCTCGACAAGACCGCCTGGCCCTTCCCGCTCGAGAGCTTCCTGGCGCAGATGGAAGCGCTGTACGCACGCGGCGCCCGCCTGTTCAAGTTCGTCGACCGCACCTTCAACCTGAACGTCAAGACCAGCCTGCGCATCATGCAGTTCTTCCTCGACAAGCTCGAAGCCGCACCGAACGACCCGGTATATGCCCACTTCGAACTGGTCCCCGACCACCTGCCGGACGCGCTCAAGGAATCGATCGCCAAGTTCCCGCCCGGCGCGCTGCAGTTCGAGATCGGCATCCAGAGCTTCAATCCCGAGGTGCAAGCCCTGGTCAGTCGTCGGCAGGACAACGCCAAGGCAGCCGACAATATCCGCTGGCTGTGCGAACAGTCGCAGACCCACCTGCACGTGGACCTGATTGCCGGCCTGCCAGGCGAGGACGTGGCCAGTTTCGCCCGCGGATTCGACCAGCTGGTGGGACTGGGCGCCCAGGAGATCCAGTTCGGCATCCTCAAGCGACTGCGTGGGACGCCGATCATCCGCCACACCGAGCCGTTCGGGATGGTCTACGACCCCTACCCACCCTACACGGTGCTGGCAACCGACCGGATCGACTTCGCCACCATGCAGCGCCTGGTGCGTTTTGCCCGCTACTGGGACCTGGTCGCCAACTCCGGGCGCTTTGCCAACACTACCCGGGCATTGCTGCGCGATGCCCCGTTCGACAATTTCATGGCATTCTCCGACTGGATCTATACCCGCCTCGACTCCACCCACCGCATCGCGCTCGAGAAGCTGGCCAAGCTGGTGCAGGAGTGGCTGGTCGTGCGCGGCATGGCGCACGCCGAAGCGGCGGCGCTGGTGGCAAGCGACTATGCTGGTAAAGTCGACACCCAGGGGCACAAGCCGGCGGCAGTGGCGGGGGTCGCGGCAGCACCCGCGCGCCAGGTTCGGCACCTTGCCGCCTGA
- a CDS encoding M20/M25/M40 family metallo-hydrolase, whose translation MKSVLLNICLLFTLWLSMGAAVTPSANKKVWITIGDAAFQKIKSSAPDLVSIDSRQLSAAAGADKVHAVTIDENRLVALAGAIHQRMGQCGGFMVHASEAEARAALSRGDLIPPTRTYAISHRDTVEPILANMTEKNIESTIISLSAFPNRYYRSRSGVDAANWLFSTWRGLGAGRPDISVTQVIHPDFPQASVSLTIAGTDLAEEAVVVGAHLDSILSFGMGENARAPGADDDASGVASMTEAVRAIITSGYRPRRTIHVIAYAAEEVGLRGSQDIALRFKAENRSLAGVLQLDMTNFKGAENDIYLLTDYTNSAQNAFIAQLVRVYLPGLTVGYDKCGYACSDHASWHALGYTVSMPFESSSARDNPYIHTAKDTLANSGGQTAHALKFARLAAAYLVELSGQD comes from the coding sequence ATGAAGTCAGTTCTTCTCAACATCTGCCTCTTGTTCACCCTCTGGCTGAGCATGGGGGCGGCTGTTACGCCATCTGCGAATAAGAAGGTCTGGATTACTATCGGCGACGCCGCCTTCCAGAAAATTAAATCCTCCGCTCCCGACCTGGTGTCAATCGACAGCCGGCAGTTGAGTGCAGCTGCGGGGGCGGACAAGGTGCATGCGGTGACGATCGATGAGAATCGGCTTGTTGCACTAGCCGGCGCAATCCATCAACGCATGGGACAGTGCGGCGGTTTCATGGTCCACGCCAGTGAAGCGGAGGCGCGTGCCGCTTTATCTCGCGGCGATCTGATACCGCCTACAAGGACGTACGCCATCTCTCATCGCGATACTGTTGAACCAATACTTGCGAACATGACAGAGAAAAATATCGAGTCCACGATCATCTCGCTCAGCGCCTTCCCCAATCGTTATTACAGGAGCCGTTCTGGCGTGGACGCGGCGAACTGGCTCTTCTCGACATGGCGCGGGCTTGGCGCCGGCCGCCCGGACATCTCGGTGACCCAGGTCATACACCCAGATTTTCCGCAAGCGTCTGTCAGCTTGACTATCGCCGGCACAGACCTGGCAGAGGAAGCCGTCGTCGTCGGCGCGCATCTCGATTCGATTCTGAGCTTTGGCATGGGCGAAAACGCGCGCGCGCCCGGCGCCGATGACGATGCGTCAGGCGTTGCCAGCATGACCGAAGCGGTGCGCGCGATCATTACCAGCGGCTACCGGCCACGCCGGACAATTCATGTCATCGCCTATGCCGCAGAAGAAGTGGGGCTACGCGGATCACAAGACATCGCGCTCCGTTTCAAGGCGGAAAATCGGTCACTTGCAGGCGTCCTGCAGCTCGATATGACCAATTTTAAGGGCGCCGAAAACGACATCTACCTGCTCACCGACTATACGAATAGCGCACAGAATGCCTTTATCGCCCAGCTGGTACGCGTGTATCTTCCCGGACTCACGGTCGGCTACGACAAGTGCGGCTATGCTTGCTCGGACCACGCCAGCTGGCACGCGCTGGGCTACACGGTGTCCATGCCGTTCGAATCATCGTCTGCACGCGACAATCCGTATATCCACACAGCCAAGGACACGCTCGCTAATTCCGGCGGCCAGACGGCGCACGCGCTTAAGTTCGCGCGCCTGGCCGCCGCCTACCTCGTCGAACTTTCGGGCCAGGACTAG